In a genomic window of Glycine max cultivar Williams 82 chromosome 13, Glycine_max_v4.0, whole genome shotgun sequence:
- the LOC100305617 gene encoding biogenesis of lysosome-related organelles complex 1 subunit 2-like isoform X1: MDNMKKDEPQNRKQDELAESLDGLFSSVSTMIKSELQGTNNHLELLEKMNVRVAEEYKGFGDLASGLRVFVEQLKCKSGSFNEYVEQIDSIEKQVTEFEAVVSMLDKYIVLLESRVQSVYQTKIHLPSQQ, encoded by the exons ATGGataatatgaagaaagatgaacCCCAAAATCGGAAGCAAGATGAACTTGCTGAATCGCTTGATGGTCTATTCAGTAGTGTTTCCACCATGATCAAATCAGAGCTTCAG GGGACAAATAATCATCTAGAGCTcttggagaagatgaatgtaaGAGTAGCAGAAGAGTACAAAGGGTTTGGTGACTTGGCTTCAGGGTTGAGGGTTTTTGTGGAGCAGTTGAAATGCAAGAGTGGTAGCTTTAACGAGTATGTCGAGCAGATTGATAGCATTGAGAAGCAGGTAACTGAGTTTGAAGCTGTGGTCTCTATGCTTGATAAGTACATCGTGTTGTTGGAATCAAGAGTGCAATCTGTGTACCAAACCAAAATCCATCTTCCCAGTCAACAATGA